Proteins from a genomic interval of Stenotrophomonas sp. WZN-1:
- a CDS encoding DUF1631 domain-containing protein, which yields MMSVPTPMGSPGRDPAQLQLARDMVLPALCQAFGAALARFDDALFDRAGNAGSSQLLFLDAMRELRRRREDIAAAFAGHLQQAWAALAAGEPLSAEATLSGPAEDGLSLLAEHVLESRLAVRNFATVLLRDFKPVLARLDRRLGRLIGGAELDADHNPISPEHLGVAIHEAFAGCELAPEVHLVLIKLCERDLRAPVGRIYEKLDEQLAAAGVMSQMGAPQRPLSAAPDPRMAGVLDDLVEQRQGAGLDSGFSDDEQAAPAWAQRFAARWSERRGHMQQHLGGEEGGAGEAYAGQQGMLLEALHELLQQTRHVREDATSAAQVAIGQQRPLSQREMMSVLSLLQATPSATLRAAIGEDGESLAQRLKSEVLSSATQLGVDPGQTRLDPQDEDAIDLVGMLFDVMLDERELEGRSRELIGRLVVPFVKVAMLDRRMFVQKTHPARKLLNSLAEACEGNTGESQAERMLMAKVEEIIERLVAEFNENLAIFLTLEEEFREFLVQHRRRVEIAERRAAETQRGQEKLEMARSRASTELDRRIGDATLPPAIAEFLRQPWQHHLTLALLREGEEGASVAEALSLGDGLLEEVAEARRQIVGKPWLQAWQPVLAKVFASVGVHGDAATGAIDALHDTLQGIAESRPELQRALPELPQVALPAPPVAESPAVELGGQIDADDFDNADADRFRRMEIGNWLDFVDKDGKVQAGKLSWVSPISSRLLFVNRRGVRFCVASPEELAVMVRLGRLRAHVDDGAFDSAMQGVIDRLDPGSATLH from the coding sequence ATGATGAGCGTGCCCACACCGATGGGATCGCCGGGTCGTGACCCGGCCCAGCTCCAGCTTGCCCGGGACATGGTCCTGCCGGCGCTGTGCCAGGCCTTCGGGGCCGCACTGGCGCGTTTCGACGATGCCCTGTTCGACCGCGCCGGCAATGCCGGCTCGTCGCAGCTGCTGTTCCTGGACGCGATGCGCGAACTGCGCCGCCGCCGTGAGGACATCGCTGCGGCTTTTGCCGGCCACCTGCAGCAGGCCTGGGCCGCGTTGGCGGCCGGTGAGCCGCTGTCGGCCGAGGCAACGCTGTCCGGGCCGGCCGAGGATGGCCTGAGCCTGCTGGCCGAACACGTACTGGAATCGCGGTTGGCGGTGCGCAATTTCGCCACCGTGCTGCTGCGCGACTTCAAGCCGGTGCTGGCGCGGCTGGACCGTCGCCTGGGCCGGCTGATCGGCGGCGCGGAACTGGACGCCGACCACAATCCGATCAGCCCCGAACATCTGGGCGTGGCCATTCACGAGGCCTTTGCCGGCTGCGAACTGGCCCCGGAAGTACATCTGGTGCTGATCAAGCTGTGCGAGCGCGACCTGCGCGCACCGGTCGGCCGCATCTACGAGAAGCTGGACGAGCAGTTGGCCGCGGCCGGGGTGATGTCGCAGATGGGGGCGCCGCAGCGCCCGCTGTCGGCGGCGCCGGACCCGCGCATGGCCGGGGTGCTGGATGATCTGGTCGAACAGCGCCAGGGCGCAGGCCTTGATTCCGGATTCAGCGATGACGAGCAGGCCGCACCGGCCTGGGCGCAGCGCTTTGCCGCGCGCTGGTCCGAGCGCCGCGGCCACATGCAGCAGCACCTGGGTGGCGAGGAAGGTGGCGCCGGCGAGGCCTACGCGGGCCAGCAGGGCATGCTGCTGGAAGCGTTGCACGAACTGCTGCAGCAGACCCGTCACGTGCGTGAGGACGCAACGTCGGCCGCGCAGGTGGCGATCGGCCAGCAGCGTCCGCTCAGCCAGCGCGAAATGATGTCGGTGCTGTCGCTGCTGCAGGCCACGCCCAGTGCGACGCTGCGTGCCGCCATCGGCGAGGACGGCGAATCGCTGGCGCAGCGGCTGAAGAGCGAAGTGCTGTCCAGCGCCACCCAGCTTGGCGTGGATCCTGGCCAGACCCGCCTGGATCCGCAGGACGAGGATGCGATCGACCTGGTCGGCATGCTGTTCGACGTGATGCTGGATGAACGTGAACTGGAAGGCCGCTCGCGCGAACTGATCGGCCGCCTGGTGGTGCCTTTCGTCAAGGTGGCCATGCTCGACCGCCGCATGTTCGTGCAGAAGACCCATCCGGCGCGCAAGCTGCTCAACTCGCTGGCCGAGGCCTGCGAGGGCAACACCGGCGAGAGCCAGGCCGAGCGCATGCTGATGGCCAAGGTCGAGGAGATCATCGAGCGCCTGGTGGCCGAGTTCAATGAGAACCTGGCGATCTTCCTGACCCTGGAAGAAGAATTCCGCGAGTTCCTGGTGCAGCATCGCCGCCGGGTGGAAATCGCCGAGCGACGTGCCGCGGAAACGCAGCGCGGGCAGGAAAAGCTGGAAATGGCCCGCAGCCGGGCCAGTACGGAACTGGACCGCCGCATCGGCGATGCCACCCTGCCGCCTGCCATTGCCGAGTTCCTGCGCCAGCCCTGGCAGCACCACCTGACCCTGGCGCTGCTGCGCGAGGGCGAAGAGGGCGCGTCGGTGGCCGAGGCATTGAGCCTTGGCGATGGCCTGCTGGAGGAAGTGGCCGAGGCCCGTCGCCAGATCGTCGGCAAGCCGTGGCTGCAGGCCTGGCAGCCGGTGCTGGCCAAGGTGTTTGCCAGCGTCGGCGTGCACGGCGATGCGGCTACCGGGGCGATCGACGCCCTGCATGACACGTTGCAGGGCATCGCCGAGTCGCGGCCGGAACTGCAGCGCGCGCTGCCCGAGTTGCCGCAGGTCGCGCTGCCGGCGCCGCCGGTGGCTGAATCGCCAGCGGTGGAACTGGGTGGCCAGATCGACGCCGACGATTTCGACAACGCCGATGCCGACCGCTTCCGACGCATGGAAATCGGCAACTGGCTGGACTTCGTCGACAAGGACGGCAAGGTACAGGCGGGCAAGCTGTCCTGGGTCAGCCCGATTTCCTCGCGCCTGCTGTTCGTCAACCGTCGCGGCGTGCGCTTCTGCGTGGCCTCGCCGGAAGAGCTGGCGGTGATGGTGCGGCTGGGTCGCCTGCGTGCCCACGTTGACGATGGCGCCTTCGACAGCGCCATGCAGGGCGTGATCGATCGCCTCGACCCGGGCAGCGCCACCCTGCACTGA
- a CDS encoding NAD(P) transhydrogenase subunit alpha, whose translation MAVALLGIKETAPGERRVALTPETARKLGALGITVWYEAGAGLAAGFTDAAYDDAGARAFDAGRWAEIDILLCVQAPAATVLEQLKPGASVVGLLAPATDPALAALATDDRLQLFPLQQLPRTTRAQAMDVLSSQAGMAGYKAALIAAERAPRFFPMLTTAAGTVRPAKVLVIGAGVAGLQAIATARRLGAQVEGFDVRPETREQIQSLGARFLDLGVSAAGEGGYARALTDEERAEQQRRLADHLRGVDVVICTAAVPGRPAPTIVTAAMVEGMATGSVIVDLAAESGGNCALTQPGQCIEHQGVTIDGPLGLASRGATQASEMYARNLLNFVALFVREGQLGFDWDDELLAKTRWQA comes from the coding sequence ATGGCCGTGGCGTTGCTGGGGATCAAGGAGACCGCGCCGGGTGAACGGCGCGTGGCGTTGACGCCGGAAACCGCGCGCAAGCTCGGTGCCCTCGGCATTACGGTCTGGTACGAGGCCGGCGCCGGCCTTGCCGCCGGCTTCACCGATGCCGCCTATGACGATGCCGGCGCACGTGCCTTCGACGCGGGCCGCTGGGCCGAGATCGATATCCTGCTGTGCGTGCAGGCGCCCGCTGCGACGGTGCTGGAGCAGCTCAAGCCCGGTGCCAGCGTGGTCGGCCTGCTGGCACCGGCCACCGATCCGGCGCTGGCCGCGCTGGCGACGGATGATCGCCTGCAGCTGTTCCCGCTGCAGCAGCTGCCGCGCACCACCCGTGCGCAGGCGATGGATGTACTCAGTTCGCAGGCCGGCATGGCCGGCTACAAGGCCGCGCTGATCGCCGCCGAACGCGCGCCGCGCTTCTTCCCGATGCTGACCACCGCCGCTGGCACCGTGCGGCCGGCCAAGGTGCTGGTGATCGGCGCCGGCGTAGCGGGCCTGCAGGCCATCGCCACCGCGCGTCGTCTCGGTGCACAGGTGGAAGGTTTCGACGTGCGCCCGGAAACCCGCGAGCAGATCCAGTCACTGGGCGCGCGCTTCCTCGACCTCGGGGTGAGCGCGGCGGGCGAGGGCGGCTATGCGCGGGCGCTGACCGACGAAGAGCGCGCCGAGCAGCAGCGTCGGCTGGCCGACCACCTGCGCGGCGTGGACGTGGTGATCTGCACGGCTGCGGTGCCGGGCCGCCCGGCGCCGACCATCGTGACCGCGGCAATGGTGGAGGGCATGGCCACCGGCAGCGTGATCGTCGATCTGGCGGCCGAAAGTGGCGGCAACTGCGCACTGACCCAGCCGGGGCAGTGCATCGAACACCAGGGCGTGACCATCGATGGCCCGCTGGGCCTGGCCAGTCGCGGCGCGACCCAGGCCAGTGAGATGTATGCGCGCAACCTGCTCAACTTCGTTGCGCTGTTCGTGCGCGAGGGGCAGCTCGGTTTCGACTGGGACGACGAACTGCTGGCGAAGACGCGCTGGCAGGCGTGA
- a CDS encoding DUF3106 domain-containing protein gives MSRLPTLPLLLTLALLPAVPALAQNTTPAPAARIAPAAPLPAWEQLSESQRESLLAPLRDRWNSADAGQRQRMLSHGQRWQSMSPEERDKARRGLRRFEHMSPEQREQARALFGQMRNMPPAQRDALRERWSQMTPEQRKDWVRDNPPPAKPR, from the coding sequence ATGTCCCGACTGCCAACCCTGCCACTGCTGTTGACCCTGGCACTGCTGCCGGCCGTTCCGGCGCTGGCGCAGAACACCACGCCTGCCCCTGCCGCACGCATCGCACCGGCCGCGCCGCTGCCTGCGTGGGAGCAACTGAGCGAATCCCAGCGCGAATCCCTGCTGGCGCCGCTGCGCGACCGCTGGAACAGCGCCGACGCCGGCCAGCGTCAGCGCATGCTGTCGCACGGCCAGCGCTGGCAATCGATGAGCCCGGAGGAGCGGGACAAGGCCCGCCGCGGCCTGCGCCGCTTCGAGCACATGAGCCCCGAACAGCGCGAGCAGGCGCGCGCCCTGTTCGGGCAGATGCGCAACATGCCGCCGGCACAGCGCGACGCGCTGCGCGAGCGCTGGTCGCAGATGACGCCGGAACAACGCAAGGACTGGGTGCGCGACAACCCGCCGCCGGCAAAGCCGCGGTAG
- a CDS encoding RNA polymerase sigma factor produces the protein MVTPSEEPYPVLVSSPVPPSAETDALPASLEAFLASVGPRAFRFAEAGLRQREDAMDAVQDALLRMLDYADKPAAEWAPLFWSILRRRVIDVQRRRRFRLPFWRDNQDAEGGEIDWADPGPDPVQAHEQRQQYQQLVDALRRLPARQREAFTLRVLQDLDGATTARAMGCSEGAVKTHLARARQALHDYLETHP, from the coding sequence ATGGTGACCCCGAGCGAGGAACCGTACCCTGTGCTGGTGAGCAGCCCCGTCCCCCCGAGCGCCGAGACCGATGCCCTGCCGGCATCGCTGGAAGCGTTCCTGGCCAGTGTTGGCCCGCGTGCGTTCCGCTTCGCCGAGGCCGGCCTGCGCCAGCGCGAAGACGCCATGGACGCGGTGCAGGACGCGCTGCTGCGCATGCTGGACTACGCCGACAAGCCGGCAGCCGAATGGGCGCCGCTGTTCTGGAGCATCCTGCGCCGGCGCGTGATCGACGTGCAGCGCCGGCGCCGCTTCCGCCTGCCGTTCTGGCGCGACAACCAGGACGCGGAAGGCGGCGAGATCGATTGGGCCGATCCCGGCCCGGATCCGGTACAGGCGCATGAACAGCGCCAGCAGTACCAGCAGCTGGTGGACGCGTTGCGCCGCCTGCCCGCCCGCCAGCGCGAGGCCTTCACCCTGCGCGTGCTGCAGGACCTGGACGGGGCCACCACTGCCCGCGCCATGGGCTGCAGCGAAGGCGCGGTAAAAACCCATCTGGCACGCGCCCGGCAGGCGCTGCACGACTATCTGGAGACCCACCCGTGA
- a CDS encoding NAD(P) transhydrogenase subunit alpha, translating into MSDGFVALYIFMLAAIAGHVIISRVPVILHTPLMSGSNFIHGIVLIGAMVVLGHAQTPLEKALGFLAVVLGAGNAAGGYVVTARMLEMFKPSARKAGKDEPKEPQA; encoded by the coding sequence GTGAGTGACGGGTTCGTAGCGCTGTACATCTTCATGCTGGCCGCCATCGCCGGCCACGTGATCATTTCGCGGGTGCCGGTGATCCTGCATACCCCGCTGATGTCGGGCTCCAATTTCATCCACGGCATCGTGCTGATCGGCGCGATGGTGGTGCTGGGGCACGCGCAGACACCGTTGGAGAAGGCCCTGGGCTTCCTCGCCGTGGTGCTGGGTGCCGGCAATGCCGCCGGTGGCTACGTGGTCACCGCGCGCATGCTGGAAATGTTCAAGCCGAGCGCGCGCAAGGCCGGCAAGGACGAGCCGAAGGAGCCGCAGGCTTGA
- a CDS encoding NAD(P)(+) transhydrogenase (Re/Si-specific) subunit beta: protein MNISTVELLDWLVKASYLVAATLFLLGLQRMASPLTARSGIRWAGLGMLLATAATFFLPELHNVPLILVALLLGAGLAWWSAGKVAITDMPQMVALYNGMGGGSAAAIGAVELLRYAFLANRDTSHWSAQALADLAARQPSGTVLLLAVVGAAIGAVSLSGSVIAWAKLDGRLDKRVTWPGQQVMNLVVALAVVVLAIIAASTLDTWAIVAFFVLALALGVLMTLPIGGADMPVVISLYNAFTGLAVSFEGYVLGNEALIIAGMMVGAAGILLTRLMAKAMNRPIRNVLFSNFGGGAGGEAQAISGSQKPIEAADVAAMMAFAERVVIVPGYGMAVAQAQHKIWELAQRLGQRGVKVKFAIHPVAGRMPGHMNVLLAEAGVPYDLIADMDDINPEFANTDVVLVIGANDVVNPVARTDPASPIYGMPVLDVVNARNVVVIKRGKGTGFAGIENALFYADNTRMLYGDGAEAAASLVSELKALDGGH from the coding sequence TTGAACATCAGCACCGTCGAACTGCTCGACTGGCTGGTCAAGGCCAGCTACCTCGTCGCCGCCACGCTGTTCCTGCTGGGCCTGCAGCGCATGGCCTCGCCACTGACCGCGCGCAGCGGCATCCGCTGGGCCGGGCTGGGCATGCTGCTGGCCACCGCGGCGACCTTCTTCCTGCCCGAACTGCACAACGTGCCGCTGATCCTGGTGGCACTGCTGCTGGGCGCGGGCCTGGCCTGGTGGTCGGCTGGCAAGGTTGCCATCACCGACATGCCGCAGATGGTGGCGCTGTACAACGGCATGGGCGGTGGCTCGGCGGCGGCGATCGGCGCGGTGGAACTGCTGCGCTACGCCTTCCTGGCCAACCGTGATACCAGCCACTGGAGCGCGCAGGCGCTGGCCGACCTGGCCGCGCGCCAGCCGTCGGGCACGGTGCTGCTGCTGGCGGTGGTCGGCGCAGCGATCGGCGCGGTGTCGCTGTCCGGTTCGGTGATCGCCTGGGCCAAGCTGGATGGACGCCTGGACAAGCGTGTGACCTGGCCCGGCCAGCAGGTGATGAACCTGGTGGTGGCACTGGCGGTGGTGGTGCTGGCGATCATCGCGGCCAGCACGCTCGATACCTGGGCGATCGTGGCCTTCTTCGTGCTGGCGCTGGCACTGGGCGTGCTGATGACGTTGCCGATCGGTGGCGCCGACATGCCGGTGGTGATCTCGCTGTACAACGCGTTCACCGGCCTGGCGGTGTCGTTCGAGGGCTACGTGCTGGGCAATGAGGCGCTGATCATCGCCGGCATGATGGTCGGCGCGGCCGGCATCCTGCTGACCCGGCTGATGGCCAAGGCGATGAACCGGCCGATCCGCAACGTGCTGTTCTCCAACTTCGGCGGTGGTGCTGGTGGCGAAGCGCAGGCGATCAGCGGCTCGCAGAAGCCGATCGAAGCGGCTGACGTCGCCGCGATGATGGCCTTCGCCGAGCGCGTGGTGATCGTGCCCGGCTACGGCATGGCCGTGGCGCAGGCGCAGCACAAGATATGGGAACTGGCGCAGCGGCTGGGCCAGCGCGGAGTGAAGGTGAAGTTCGCGATCCACCCGGTGGCGGGGCGCATGCCGGGGCACATGAACGTGCTGCTGGCCGAAGCGGGCGTGCCCTACGACCTGATCGCGGACATGGACGACATCAACCCGGAGTTCGCCAACACCGACGTGGTGCTGGTGATCGGTGCCAACGACGTGGTCAATCCGGTCGCGCGTACCGACCCGGCCAGCCCGATCTACGGGATGCCGGTGCTGGATGTGGTCAATGCGCGCAACGTGGTGGTGATCAAGCGCGGCAAGGGCACCGGCTTCGCGGGCATCGAGAATGCGCTGTTCTACGCCGACAACACCCGCATGCTGTATGGCGACGGCGCCGAAGCGGCCGCATCGCTGGTGAGCGAGCTGAAGGCGCTCGACGGCGGGCATTGA
- the sufT gene encoding putative Fe-S cluster assembly protein SufT produces the protein MYSRSSEPVHFERDCEAVMVPQGDTVTLPAGSYGYITQALGGSYSVFVEGNLFRIAGKDGDAIGKEAPAPLELPADATDEQVEQLVWQQLRTCFDPEIPVNIVELGLVYEVEIKHLDEGKREIDVKMTLTAPGCGMGEILVDDVRSKLEMIPTVAEADVDLVFDPPWNQHMMSEAARLETGML, from the coding sequence ATGTATTCCCGTAGCAGCGAACCTGTCCACTTCGAACGCGATTGCGAGGCCGTGATGGTCCCGCAGGGCGATACCGTGACCCTGCCTGCCGGCAGCTATGGGTACATCACCCAGGCGCTGGGCGGCAGTTATTCGGTGTTCGTCGAGGGCAACCTGTTCCGCATCGCCGGCAAGGACGGCGACGCCATCGGCAAGGAGGCACCGGCACCGCTGGAGCTGCCGGCCGACGCCACCGATGAGCAGGTGGAACAGTTGGTGTGGCAGCAGCTGCGCACCTGCTTCGATCCGGAAATTCCGGTGAACATCGTCGAACTGGGCCTGGTCTACGAGGTCGAGATCAAGCACCTGGACGAAGGCAAGCGCGAGATCGACGTGAAGATGACCCTGACCGCTCCGGGCTGCGGCATGGGCGAGATCCTGGTCGACGACGTGCGCAGCAAGCTCGAAATGATCCCGACGGTGGCCGAGGCCGACGTCGACCTGGTGTTCGACCCGCCGTGGAACCAGCACATGATGTCCGAAGCGGCGCGGCTCGAGACCGGCATGCTTTGA
- a CDS encoding branched-chain amino acid aminotransferase, producing the protein MSQSIPSFAVTRSDHPRSAEERAKILEKPGFGLHFTDHMVEVRWDKDAGWHNANVRAYGPLQLDPAAAVLHYGQEIFEGIKAYRHADGSIWTFRPDANGRRLQRSAQRLALPELPVEIFVESLKQLIAVDSQWVPSADESSLYFRPFMIGDEAFLGVRGAHKAGYYVIASPAGPYFAKGVAPVSIWLSTEYARAAKGGTGAAKCGGNYAASLLPQQKAQAQGCSQVLFLDPVEGKYLEELGGMNVFLVYKDGTLVTPELSGSILEGITRESILQLARDRGMKVEERKVSIDEWKDGVASGAISEVFACGTAAVVTPIGQLKGEGFSVGDINAPAGEVTMSLRKELTDIQYGRLPDRHNWLVKLG; encoded by the coding sequence GTGTCCCAGTCCATTCCCAGCTTCGCCGTCACCCGTTCGGACCACCCGCGCAGCGCTGAAGAGCGCGCCAAGATCCTGGAGAAGCCGGGCTTCGGCCTGCACTTCACCGATCACATGGTGGAAGTGCGCTGGGACAAGGATGCCGGCTGGCACAACGCCAACGTGCGTGCCTACGGCCCGCTGCAGCTGGACCCGGCTGCGGCAGTCCTGCACTACGGCCAGGAAATCTTCGAAGGCATCAAGGCCTACCGCCATGCCGACGGTTCGATCTGGACCTTCCGCCCCGACGCCAACGGCCGTCGCCTGCAGCGTTCGGCGCAGCGCCTGGCGCTGCCGGAACTGCCGGTGGAGATCTTCGTCGAATCGCTGAAGCAGCTGATCGCGGTCGACAGTCAGTGGGTGCCGTCGGCCGATGAGTCGAGCCTGTACTTCCGTCCGTTCATGATCGGCGACGAAGCCTTCCTCGGCGTGCGCGGCGCGCACAAGGCCGGCTATTACGTCATCGCCAGCCCGGCCGGTCCGTACTTCGCCAAGGGCGTCGCTCCGGTGTCGATCTGGCTGTCGACGGAGTACGCGCGTGCGGCCAAGGGCGGCACCGGCGCCGCCAAGTGCGGCGGCAACTACGCTGCCTCGCTGCTGCCGCAGCAGAAGGCGCAGGCACAGGGCTGCTCGCAGGTGCTGTTCCTCGACCCGGTCGAAGGCAAGTACCTGGAAGAACTGGGTGGCATGAACGTGTTCCTGGTCTACAAGGATGGCACGCTGGTCACCCCGGAACTGTCCGGCAGCATCCTCGAGGGCATCACCCGCGAGAGCATCCTGCAGCTGGCGCGCGACCGTGGCATGAAGGTCGAAGAGCGCAAGGTCAGCATCGACGAGTGGAAGGATGGCGTGGCCTCCGGTGCGATCAGCGAAGTGTTTGCCTGTGGCACCGCGGCAGTGGTCACCCCGATCGGCCAGCTGAAGGGCGAGGGCTTCTCGGTGGGCGACATCAACGCGCCGGCCGGCGAAGTGACCATGTCGCTGCGCAAGGAACTGACCGACATCCAGTACGGCCGCCTGCCGGACCGCCACAACTGGCTGGTCAAGCTGGGCTGA
- a CDS encoding S8 family peptidase has translation MSQVTQPRVRRVWVVLGASVLSSLLLATPALAGDVQLSGLQSAPTHQRFIVKYRDGSAPVANTTALASSLKSAAAGLASSQGRALGLQEVRKLAIGPTVVRTDRPLDQAESELLMRKLAADPNVEYVEVDQIMRATLTPNDTRFSEQWGFGTSNASINVRPAWDKATGTGVVVAVIDTGITNHPDLNANILPGYDFISDAAMARDGGGRDSNPNDEGDWYGANECGSGIPASNSSWHGTHVAGTVAAVTNNSTGVAGTAFNAKVVPVRVLGKCGGYTSDIADAIVWASGGTVSGVPANANPAEVINMSLGGGGSCSTTYQNAINGAVGRGTTVVVAAGNSNTNVSSSVPANCPNVIAVAATTSAGARASFSNYGSGIDISGPGQSILSTLNTGTTTPGSATYASYNGTSMAAPHVAGVVALMQSVAPSPLSPAQVESIIKSTARPLPGACSGGCGAGIVDANAAVAAAINGGGPNPGGNVLQNNVPVTGLGAATGAELNYTVAVPAGSTQLRVAISGGSGDADLYVRQGSAPTDTTYTCRPYLSGNSETCTINSPAAGTWYVRVKAYSTFSGLTLNAQY, from the coding sequence ATGTCCCAGGTAACGCAACCGCGTGTGCGTCGAGTGTGGGTGGTCCTTGGTGCGTCCGTTCTGTCATCGCTGCTGCTGGCCACGCCTGCGCTGGCCGGTGACGTCCAGCTCAGCGGCCTGCAGTCCGCGCCGACGCACCAGCGCTTCATCGTGAAGTACCGCGACGGCAGCGCGCCGGTGGCCAACACCACCGCATTGGCCTCTTCGCTGAAGAGTGCCGCCGCCGGCCTGGCCAGCAGCCAGGGCCGTGCACTGGGCCTGCAGGAGGTCCGCAAGCTGGCCATCGGCCCGACCGTGGTCAGGACCGACCGCCCGCTCGACCAGGCCGAATCCGAGCTGCTGATGCGCAAGCTCGCTGCCGACCCGAACGTGGAATACGTTGAGGTCGATCAGATCATGCGTGCGACGCTGACCCCGAACGACACCCGCTTCAGCGAACAGTGGGGCTTCGGTACCTCCAACGCCTCGATCAACGTGCGGCCGGCCTGGGACAAGGCCACCGGCACTGGCGTGGTGGTGGCCGTGATCGATACCGGCATCACCAACCACCCCGATCTCAACGCCAACATCCTTCCCGGCTATGACTTCATCAGCGACGCTGCGATGGCGCGCGATGGCGGTGGCCGCGACAGCAACCCGAACGACGAAGGCGACTGGTACGGCGCCAACGAGTGCGGCTCGGGCATCCCGGCCTCCAACTCCAGCTGGCACGGCACCCACGTCGCCGGCACGGTGGCGGCAGTGACCAACAACAGCACCGGCGTGGCAGGCACGGCGTTCAACGCCAAGGTCGTCCCGGTGCGTGTGCTGGGCAAGTGTGGCGGTTACACCTCCGACATCGCCGACGCGATCGTGTGGGCCTCCGGCGGCACCGTCAGTGGCGTGCCGGCCAATGCCAACCCGGCCGAAGTCATCAACATGTCGCTGGGCGGCGGCGGCTCCTGCTCGACCACCTACCAGAACGCGATCAACGGCGCGGTCGGCCGTGGTACCACCGTGGTGGTCGCCGCCGGCAACAGCAACACCAACGTGTCCTCGTCGGTGCCGGCCAACTGCCCGAACGTGATCGCGGTGGCAGCCACGACCTCGGCCGGTGCGCGTGCCAGCTTCTCCAACTATGGTTCCGGCATCGACATTTCCGGTCCGGGCCAGAGCATCCTGTCCACCCTCAACACCGGCACCACCACGCCGGGCAGCGCCACCTATGCGTCCTACAACGGCACCTCGATGGCGGCACCGCATGTGGCCGGCGTGGTTGCACTGATGCAATCGGTGGCGCCGAGCCCGCTGAGTCCGGCGCAGGTCGAAAGCATCATCAAGAGCACCGCACGGCCGCTGCCGGGCGCCTGCTCGGGTGGCTGCGGCGCCGGCATCGTCGACGCCAACGCGGCCGTGGCTGCAGCGATCAATGGCGGTGGCCCGAACCCGGGCGGCAACGTGCTGCAGAACAACGTGCCGGTGACCGGCCTGGGCGCCGCGACCGGTGCCGAGCTGAACTACACCGTCGCGGTTCCGGCCGGCAGCACCCAGCTGCGCGTGGCGATCAGTGGCGGCAGCGGAGATGCCGACCTGTACGTGCGCCAGGGCAGTGCCCCGACCGATACCACCTACACCTGCCGTCCGTACCTGAGCGGCAACAGCGAGACCTGCACCATCAACAGCCCTGCCGCCGGCACCTGGTATGTGCGGGTGAAGGCGTACAGCACTTTCTCGGGCCTGACCCTCAACGCCCAGTACTGA
- a CDS encoding asparaginase domain-containing protein has product MEELLVVTTGGTIDKIYFDDKSDYQIGDPQIGMILRELGVTFRFNVIPILRKDSLHINDEDRELIRATIAAQPTRHVLVTHGTDSMVQTGKVLATIPDKTIVMTGALSPARFRGSDAEFNIGCAIGAVQSLPSGVYIAMNGRIFDPQHVRKNVAANRFESV; this is encoded by the coding sequence ATGGAAGAGCTCCTGGTCGTCACCACCGGTGGCACGATCGACAAGATCTATTTCGACGACAAGTCGGACTACCAGATCGGCGATCCGCAGATCGGCATGATCCTGCGCGAGCTGGGCGTGACGTTCCGCTTCAACGTGATTCCGATCCTGCGCAAGGATTCGCTGCACATCAACGATGAGGACCGCGAACTGATCCGCGCCACCATCGCCGCGCAGCCGACCCGGCACGTGCTGGTGACCCACGGCACCGATTCGATGGTGCAGACCGGCAAGGTGCTGGCGACGATCCCGGACAAGACCATCGTGATGACCGGCGCACTGAGCCCGGCACGCTTCCGCGGCTCGGATGCCGAGTTCAACATCGGCTGTGCGATCGGTGCGGTGCAGTCGCTGCCGAGCGGCGTGTACATCGCGATGAACGGGCGGATCTTCGACCCGCAGCACGTGCGCAAGAACGTGGCGGCGAACCGCTTCGAGTCCGTCTGA
- a CDS encoding DUF2069 domain-containing protein yields the protein MNRVPRTVLLLALMGLAALFAGWFINDKHWLATQLVFTAPPLALAIAVRLGWRKAGFWASVLALGWFSHGVMSAWSHPETRWLALIEIALALLVIFSASLPGLRARFGKRR from the coding sequence ATGAACCGCGTGCCTCGCACGGTCCTGCTGCTGGCCCTGATGGGGCTGGCCGCGCTGTTCGCAGGCTGGTTCATCAATGACAAGCATTGGCTGGCGACCCAGCTGGTGTTCACCGCACCACCGCTTGCACTGGCCATCGCCGTGCGCCTGGGCTGGCGCAAGGCCGGATTCTGGGCCTCGGTGCTGGCGCTGGGCTGGTTCAGCCACGGCGTGATGAGCGCCTGGAGCCACCCGGAAACGCGCTGGCTGGCGCTGATCGAGATCGCGCTGGCGCTGCTGGTGATCTTCAGCGCCAGCCTGCCCGGCCTGCGCGCCCGCTTCGGCAAGCGACGCTGA